CCGACTGGGGTCGGGGCAATGGACTCAGTAGCCAGGGAAGGCGGGTTCGAGCGGTCCGGCGGATGCGGTGATCTTCGGCCTGATGGTCACGCTGGTCGACGTAATGGCCTCGGAGATCTCGGCGCCGCTGGCGTCGGCGCCGTAGACGGTGCTCACGGCGTCGCGGTCGAGGTCTTGCGGGGCGCCGTCGAAGACGACCTTGCCGGCGGCCATGCCGATGATGCGGCCGCAATAGGCGCGGGCGGTGTCCAGCGTGTGCAGATTGGTGACGACGGTGATGCCTTCGCGCAGATTGATGTCGCGCAGCGAATCCATCACCACCTTGGCGTTGAGCGGGTCGAGCGAGGCGATCGGCTCGTCGGCCAGAAGCACTTTCGGCTGCTGCATCATGGCGCGGGCGATCGCGACACGCTGCTGCTGGCCGCCGGACAGCGTGCCGGCCGGCTGCAGCGCGGTGCGTGCGATGTCGAGGCGCTCGAGCGCGGCCACCGCCTCCGCGCATTCGGTGCGCGTGAACATGCCGAGCAGGTTGGAAACCGTGGAGCGATGGTTGAGGCGGCCGAGCAGCACATTGGTCAAGACGTCGAGGCGCGGCACGAGGTTGAACTGCTGGAAGATCATGGCGCAGTCGCGCTGCCAGC
This region of Mesorhizobium sp. M2A.F.Ca.ET.046.03.2.1 genomic DNA includes:
- the phnC gene encoding phosphonate ABC transporter ATP-binding protein; this encodes MSASSATLEIRGVTRRFGKNTAVSDINISIPRGQMVGIIGRSGAGKSTLLRMINRLIDPSQGSIFFDGAEVSSLQGSPLRRWQRDCAMIFQQFNLVPRLDVLTNVLLGRLNHRSTVSNLLGMFTRTECAEAVAALERLDIARTALQPAGTLSGGQQQRVAIARAMMQQPKVLLADEPIASLDPLNAKVVMDSLRDINLREGITVVTNLHTLDTARAYCGRIIGMAAGKVVFDGAPQDLDRDAVSTVYGADASGAEISEAITSTSVTIRPKITASAGPLEPAFPGY